The DNA sequence CAAACAAGCGGGCATCGGATGCTTGAAAGAAAAAAAGCTATTCGTCCTTCGGATCGGTGATATAATCACGGTCTTCAGTCTTGGAACTGTTCCCGCAACCTTGCGCCGGAGGACAAAATGAACGCTAAGCAACCCTTCCTCAATGCGATCCTTGTTTCCTTCGCCTTCAGCCTGTGCGCCGTTGCGCCGGTGTTAGGCCAAGTCAATAGTCAGGCGGAACCGCCCAGGATAATCCGCAAGTCTGGAGGTGTGTTTCAGTCGTCGGCGATTAACCGCGTCGAGCCTACTTACCCGCCGCTCGCGAAGGCCGCCCATGTCTCCGGCGCTGTGGTCGTCGAAGTAACCGTGGATGAGCTGGGAGACGTGCTAGCTGCGCGGGCGATAAGCGGTCATCCGCTGTTGAAGGACGCGGCGATTGCGGCAGCCCGCGGATGGAGGTTCAGCCCGACGCAGCTCAGCGGCGTGCCGGTGAAAGTCATAGGAACGATAACTTTCAATTTCAACCTCGGCGCCCAGCCGAGGGAGAAGGTTGACACTGACCCCAAGCTTGACTTCATAGCGGAAGCCAAGCTAGCGCTCATTGCCAACTCGTATTCCCCGGAGGCGCATTTCAACCTGGCGGAAGCTTATGTTGATGAAGATATGTACAAGGAGGCGATTGAGCCGTACAAGCGTGCGATCGAACTGAAGCCAGACTATAAGAAGGCTTACGAGGGGCTGGCTTCGGCCTATAACGAGTTAGGGCAACGGGACGATGAAATCGCGGTCTACAAACAGGCGATTCAAGCTCTGCCAAACGATGTCGAGCTTCTCGAGGAGCTTTCGCGCACTCTTAGCGACACCGAGCGTTACCTCGAAGCCGCCGACGTTCAAAGAAGGATCGTGCTGATCAAGCCTGAGGATGCCGACGCGTACAACAGTCTGGGTTGGTCTCTGTTTCGCGCGCGCAGGTATCAGGACGCAATTCCTCCCTTCCAGGAATCAATACGACTGCGCCCGAAGAACGCTCGCGCTTATCACAACCTTGGTGCGGCATACATGAACTTAAGGCAATATGAGGACGCCATTGCAGCCTACGCGCAGGCTCTGAACATCGAGCCCACCTACGATCAGGCATACAAGGTCTGCAGAGAGATGGGAACCATCTATCTCCGGTCGGGGCGTAGCAGCGAAGCGGTTGAAGAGCTCAAACGCTCGATCGAGCTCAACCCCACACACGCCTTGGCGCATTCGGAATTGGGAGCGGCTTACCATAATCTTTCGCGGTACTCAGAAGCGGTCCAGTCGCTAAGCAGGGCGGCAGAGATCGAACCGCGGACGGCCAGCATTCACAGTTTTCTTGGAGACGTCTACCAGCACCTGGGTCGCGCGGCAGAGGCAGAAAAGGAATTCCGCGAGTCAATCAAGCTGGATCCTGAGAACCCCGGGGGCTACCTCGGATTGGCGTCCCTGCTATACGCGCAAAAGAAATTCGAAGAGGCCGATGTTGTTCTGCGCCCGGCATTGCAGCGCATGCCAAAGAACGTTAACGCGTACGTCGGGGTCGCCATGTTGCTTGAGCATTCAGGCCACAAGGCCGAAGCTGAATCCGCATTGAGAAAGGCCCTGCAAATCGATCCGAACAATGCTTTGGCGCTAAACAACCTGGGCTACACGATGGTCGAGCGCAACGATCGCCTTGAAGAAGCGCTTGCGATGATTCAGCGTGCTGTCAAAGCCGAACCGAAAAACGCTGCATATCTAGACAGCCTGGGATGGGCCTATTTCAAACTCGGCAAGCTCGATGAAGCGGAGCGCCATCTGAATGAAGCCGTGAAACTAGCCTCGTCCTCGGCGACGATGCATGAACACCTCGGCGACGTCTACGATCGCCAGGGCAAGACGGAAGAAGCGCGAAAGGCGTGGGCGAAGGCTCTCTTCTTTTCGACATCGGCGGAACAGTCGGCGAGGATTCGATCGAAGATCTC is a window from the Acidobacteriota bacterium genome containing:
- a CDS encoding TonB family protein, whose product is MNAKQPFLNAILVSFAFSLCAVAPVLGQVNSQAEPPRIIRKSGGVFQSSAINRVEPTYPPLAKAAHVSGAVVVEVTVDELGDVLAARAISGHPLLKDAAIAAARGWRFSPTQLSGVPVKVIGTITFNFNLGAQPREKVDTDPKLDFIAEAKLALIANSYSPEAHFNLAEAYVDEDMYKEAIEPYKRAIELKPDYKKAYEGLASAYNELGQRDDEIAVYKQAIQALPNDVELLEELSRTLSDTERYLEAADVQRRIVLIKPEDADAYNSLGWSLFRARRYQDAIPPFQESIRLRPKNARAYHNLGAAYMNLRQYEDAIAAYAQALNIEPTYDQAYKVCREMGTIYLRSGRSSEAVEELKRSIELNPTHALAHSELGAAYHNLSRYSEAVQSLSRAAEIEPRTASIHSFLGDVYQHLGRAAEAEKEFRESIKLDPENPGGYLGLASLLYAQKKFEEADVVLRPALQRMPKNVNAYVGVAMLLEHSGHKAEAESALRKALQIDPNNALALNNLGYTMVERNDRLEEALAMIQRAVKAEPKNAAYLDSLGWAYFKLGKLDEAERHLNEAVKLASSSATMHEHLGDVYDRQGKTEEARKAWAKALFFSTSAEQSARIRSKISGDPKK